The sequence CTCCTCCGCTCCGCGCCCGCCTCCGCCGCCGCCCGCAAGGCGGCGGGCGCGGAGGATCGGGTCACGCCGATGATGGCGCAGTACGTCGAGATCAAGGCGGCGAACCCGGACTGCCTGCTGTTCTACCGGATGGGGGATTTCTACGAGCTGTTCTTCGAGGACGCCGAGATCGCCTCCCGCGCGCTCGGCATCGTGCTGACGAAGCGCGGCAAGCATCTGGGCCAGGACATCCCGATGTGCGGCGTGCCGATCGAGCGCGCCGACGACTACCTCCAGCGCCTGATCGGCCTCGGCCACCGCGTCGCCGTCTGCGAGCAGATGGAGGACCCGGCGGAGGCGAAGAAGCGCGGCGCCAAGGCGGTCGTGCGCCGCGACGTGGTGCGGCTCGTCACGCCGGGCACGATCACCGAGGAGCGCCTGCTCGAGCCCGCCCGCGCCTCGCTCCTCGTCGCGGTGGCGCGCCGCAAGCTCACCGAGGAGGACTACGTCTACGGCGTCGCGGCGGTGGACATCTCGACGGGCGTCTTCACCGTGGTGGAGACCTCCCGCGGCGGGCTCGGGCCCACGCTGGCGCGGCTCGAGCCCCGCGAGATCGTGCTCCCCGATACGCTCCACGACGACCGCGACCTCGCGCCCGTCTGGCGCGAGACCGGCGCGCCGCTCTACCCGCTGCCGCGCGACGGGCTCGACGCGGCCTCGGCCGAGCGGCGGCTGAAGGAGACCTTCGGCGTCGCGACGCTCGACGCCTTCGGCGCCTTCACCCGCGCCGAGATCGCCGCAGCCGGCACCGTGCTCCTCTATGTCGAGCGCACCCAGATCGGCGCGCGCCCGGCCCTGCGCCCGCCGGCGCGGGAGGACGGGACGGGGGTCCTCGTGGTCGATGCGGCGACGCGGGCCAATCTCGAGCTCACCCGCACGCTCTCGGGCGAGCGCGCGGGCTCCCTGCTCGCCGTCATCGACCGCACGCTCACCCCCGGCGGCGGGCGCCTCCTGGCCGAGCGGCTCTCCGGCCCGCTCACCGACATCGGCGCGATCCGGCGGCGGCAGGACGCGGTGGCGCGCCTCGTGGAGGACGCGATCCTGCGCGATCGCCTGCGCGAGACGCTCGGCGCCGCGCCGGACATGTCCCGCGCGCTGGGGCGGCTCGCGCTGGAGCGCGGCGGCCCGCGCGACCTCGCCGCCGTGCGCGACGGCCTCGCCGCGGCGCGCGGCCTCGCCGAGATCCTGTCGCGCGCCGACGACCTGCCCGACGAGATCGCCGGCGCGCGCGACACGCTCGCCGCCCTCGATCCCGCGGTGGAGGGCCGCCTCGCCGCGACGCTGGCCGCCGACCTGCCGCTCTCGAAGCGCGACGGCGGCTTCATCGCGGAGGGGATCGACGCCGCCCTCGACGAGGCGCGCACGCTGCAGACGGATTCGCGCCGCTTCATCGCCGGGCTGCAGGCGAAATACGCCGAGGAGACCGGCTGCCGGACGCTGCGCGTCAAGCACAACTCGATGCTGGGCTACTTCCTGGAGGTGCCCGCCGCCTTCGGCGAGGAGCTGCTGCGCGGGTCCCTGAAAGGGACCTACATCCATCGGCAGACGATGTCGGACGCCATGCGCTTCACGACCGTGGAGCTCGGCGAGCTGGAGAGCCGCATCGCCTCGGCCTCGCAGCGGGCGGTGGCGATCGAGCTCGCCCTCTTCGCCGACCTCGCCGCGATGCTGGCGGACGCCCGGCCCGCGATCCTCGCCGCCGGCGACGCGCTCGCTCGCGTCGACGTCGCCGCGGCGC comes from Salinarimonas sp. and encodes:
- the mutS gene encoding DNA mismatch repair protein MutS, giving the protein MTADPALLRSAPASAAARKAAGAEDRVTPMMAQYVEIKAANPDCLLFYRMGDFYELFFEDAEIASRALGIVLTKRGKHLGQDIPMCGVPIERADDYLQRLIGLGHRVAVCEQMEDPAEAKKRGAKAVVRRDVVRLVTPGTITEERLLEPARASLLVAVARRKLTEEDYVYGVAAVDISTGVFTVVETSRGGLGPTLARLEPREIVLPDTLHDDRDLAPVWRETGAPLYPLPRDGLDAASAERRLKETFGVATLDAFGAFTRAEIAAAGTVLLYVERTQIGARPALRPPAREDGTGVLVVDAATRANLELTRTLSGERAGSLLAVIDRTLTPGGGRLLAERLSGPLTDIGAIRRRQDAVARLVEDAILRDRLRETLGAAPDMSRALGRLALERGGPRDLAAVRDGLAAARGLAEILSRADDLPDEIAGARDTLAALDPAVEGRLAATLAADLPLSKRDGGFIAEGIDAALDEARTLQTDSRRFIAGLQAKYAEETGCRTLRVKHNSMLGYFLEVPAAFGEELLRGSLKGTYIHRQTMSDAMRFTTVELGELESRIASASQRAVAIELALFADLAAMLADARPAILAAGDALARVDVAAALADLAADRGWTRPKVDDGLAFAVEAARHPVVEAALAREGRPFIANDCDLSGEAAGAIAVITGPNMGGKSTYLRQNALVVVLAQMGAFVPAKAAHIGVCDRLFSRVGAADDLARGRSTFMVEMVETAAILNQATRRSLVILDEIGRGTATFDGLSIAWAAIEHLHEANGCRALFATHFHELTRLTERFDRIETLTLKVAEHKGEVIFLHEVTKGAADRSYGLQVAKLAGLPAPVVARAGEILAELERTEREHPRAARLDDLPLFAAPVRAAPPPPPKVEAKPDPLREALAALDPDEMTPKAALEALYALKAAARGEGR